The window GGATCTCTTTCTTGCGGACGAGGAGGACGACTCATGAGAAGGCCGCTGTATCTCCTGAGAGGGGAAGGGACAGAGGTCCGGCTCGATGGACCCTCCCTCCTCGTTTCAGGCACACGCAGGGCGGACGGCCGTTACCCTCTGGCCCAGGTCAGCCGTGTGACCTCCGACAGCGCGGTCAGGTGGGAAACCGAGGCCATCATTGCATGCCTCGGAAGCCGCATCCCGGTGACGTTCGTCAGCGGCCGGGGCAGAATCATCGGATTCTGCCTGCCGGTCGGGGAGCTGAAATCCAGCAACGCATCGAAACTTCGTGAGTTTTTCGCCTTTCCGTTCTGGAAGGAGGTCTACGACAATTGGCTCTCAGCTGAGACGAGAAAGGCCGTTCTCGATCAACTCGATGCATTTCACGTCAGGACCGAGGATCTGAGGCCCATGGCGGCAAGGCGGTTTCTGCTTGACCGTGTAGCTGCAAACGTGTCAAGGGCCGAGAGGGACCGGATCATGGACAGATTAAACGGGCTTGCTGGATCCCTCCTCGCAGGGCTCTTCTCCCATGAAAGGCTCCCAACCCGGTATCCTGTTACAGGGGCAG is drawn from Deltaproteobacteria bacterium and contains these coding sequences:
- a CDS encoding CRISPR-associated endonuclease Cas1; this encodes MRRPLYLLRGEGTEVRLDGPSLLVSGTRRADGRYPLAQVSRVTSDSAVRWETEAIIACLGSRIPVTFVSGRGRIIGFCLPVGELKSSNASKLREFFAFPFWKEVYDNWLSAETRKAVLDQLDAFHVRTEDLRPMAARRFLLDRVAANVSRAERDRIMDRLNGLAGSLLAGLFSHERLPTRYPVTGAGVVNLHEDFLSVISWELLPIVMEVARRGYRDRDPNSLALLVGAFEKRSTVIKDRHARLLESLLLRIHDAYLVGQ